The following proteins come from a genomic window of Nostoc sp. ATCC 53789:
- a CDS encoding SdiA-regulated domain-containing protein — protein MALTQGDIAFISFNADEDGWSIVTFVDIDPNTTIYFTDNEATSTTAFNTGESYFQWISGSSTINAGTVIRFTGVDVATLAASVGTLSRATVSGSSNYGLSASGDVIYAFLGSSAAAPTTILTAVSSGDVVTPGDPIANAGLTVGVNAIVLRTSADYGEYSGSRTGQSSFANYKSSVFNVNNWTVDQTDGNYTTTAPNTTNFAIAAPSPTVTIAAQDANAAEAGTDPGIFRISRTGSTTDALTVNYNVATGAGQATSADYTQNLTGTATIAAGESFVDVTITPVDDPTVEGTESVTLNLNSSADYTLGTATTATVAIADNDTAATSIDLSTYVRIGRYDLPEPTRTTAPTNSLLAQEVSAVTYNKDTDTLFVVGDGGRAIVQVSKTGQLIDSMTLGLGNSPQGTEFYDTEGLTYVGDGKFVLIEERDRQANLFTYAPGTTLTRSDVQTVKLGTTVGNIGIEGISYDPQTGGFIAVKEITPEGIFQTNIDFAAGTASNGSPTTVNSTNLFDPALAGLADFADVFALSNLSALNGQPDSSRLLILSQESGKIVNIDRTGNISSSLTIASDAGNPLSVVDQGNEGITVDKDGLIYVVNENGGGDIDHPQLWVYAPSSFTYANQAPIAVSLANTVTSLSESTSTATPFKVANIIVSDDALGTNTLSLTGADANSFEITDNALFLKAGTTLDFETKTSYNVSVNVNDASVGNNPDATTAFSLLVTDVNENPTTGSIFITEVAPWSSGNSPVAADWFELTNKGLSAVDITGWKIDDNSNSFASSVALSGITTIGAGESVIFIEGATVNSTFLSNWFGANPPAGLKIGNYSGAGVGLGAGGDAVNIYNSTGALQANVVFGASPAAAPFATFDNAALSNNATIATLSAVGVNGAFVAVNSNVEIGSPGTIVSSLPTIAIAATDANAAEAGTDPGTFRISRTGSTTNALTVNYNIATGAGQATSTDYTPTLTGTATIAAGQSFADITITPVDDPTIEGTETVTLTLNSSANYTLGTATATVAIADNDAIRIHDIQGAGHISALRGQTVSNVAGIVTATASNGFYLQDPNPDSDVRTSEGIFVFTSAAPTVSVGDSILVSGTVTEFRPGNNANNLTVTEITSPTIVTVSTGNALPTATILGNGGRAIPTTVIDNDTTGNIETGTTTFDPAQDGIDFYESLEGMRVQVNNPVSTSPTGNFGTSQEIWVLADNGANATGRTVRGGSLISASDFNPERIQIDDLNNALVLPEINVGTQLSTVTGVVNYDFSNYEVLVSAAPTVVQNSTLQKEVTNLTPTTDQLTVATFNVENLDPSDGATKFNNLASRIVNNLKSPDIISLEEIQDNNGATNNGVVDASTTFQTLINAIAAAGGPTYQYRQIDPVNGTNGGEPGGNIRVGFLFNPARVNFVDRPGGTSTSSTTVSNVSGFPTLSDSPGLIDPTNSAFTSSRKPLVGEFTFKGETVYIIGNHFNSKGGDQPLFGVNQPPTLTSEVQRQQQATLVKNFVQSILAINPNANVVVAGDLNDFEFSNPVTTLESAGLTSLIETLPANERYTYNFEGNAQTLDHLLVSSNLLGKLDAYDVVHVNSEFADQDSDHDPSVARFNLNDAPTAISLSATNINENVAANTVIGTFSTTDPDTGNTFTYSLVSGTGDADNAAFAIADNTLKINASPDFETKSAYSIRVRSTDNGGLSLDKALTIQVNDVNEAPTVVQPLEDRIISTSKLFSFNVGDKFADIDQGDTLTYTATGLPTGSDIANTGLIFGNISQAGIFAVTVTATDSKGGSVSDTFDLTVANNKATSGNDIIFIDQLVGVSVFNALGGNDRVIGTDANETLSGAAGNDYIDAKGGNDSLLGNDGIDTLLGGAGNDILDGGAADDILLGELDNDTLLGGAGNDSLDGGAGNDNLNGGAGNDIILGGLGNDILAGGGGSDHLIGWGGGTNEIDQLNGAQSADTYILGDASSVFYAKSGNGDYADIVNFKASDRIQLKGSADNYFLGSASVSGFSSSSVGIFANNGTQLELIAVVESGLNRNLATDTRFVFV, from the coding sequence ATGGCTTTAACACAAGGGGATATTGCTTTTATATCCTTCAATGCCGATGAAGATGGCTGGTCTATTGTTACATTTGTAGATATCGATCCGAACACGACGATTTATTTCACTGATAACGAAGCTACTAGCACGACAGCTTTTAATACTGGTGAGTCTTATTTTCAATGGATATCAGGATCTAGTACGATAAATGCTGGTACAGTAATTCGCTTTACTGGAGTTGATGTTGCCACCCTTGCTGCATCAGTTGGAACTCTCTCTCGTGCTACGGTATCAGGTAGCAGTAACTACGGTCTCTCTGCAAGTGGTGACGTTATCTATGCTTTTCTTGGCTCTAGTGCAGCTGCTCCAACTACGATTTTAACTGCGGTATCATCAGGAGATGTTGTAACGCCTGGTGATCCAATTGCAAATGCAGGATTAACGGTTGGAGTTAACGCAATAGTATTAAGAACTAGTGCTGACTATGGTGAATATAGTGGCTCTAGAACTGGACAATCTAGCTTTGCAAACTATAAATCTTCAGTCTTTAATGTTAACAACTGGACGGTTGATCAAACTGATGGTAACTATACCACAACTGCTCCAAATACCACGAATTTTGCGATCGCCGCACCCAGCCCCACTGTCACCATCGCAGCCCAAGATGCCAACGCCGCCGAAGCTGGGACTGACCCAGGTATTTTTCGCATCTCTCGCACAGGCAGTACCACCGATGCCCTAACGGTAAATTACAATGTTGCCACGGGTGCTGGACAAGCCACAAGCGCAGATTACACACAAAACCTAACAGGCACAGCAACTATCGCTGCCGGAGAATCTTTTGTCGATGTCACCATTACACCTGTAGATGATCCGACAGTTGAAGGAACTGAAAGCGTCACTCTGAATCTGAATAGCAGCGCCGACTATACTCTGGGTACTGCTACTACTGCAACAGTGGCGATCGCTGACAACGATACGGCGGCAACTTCTATCGATCTCTCCACCTACGTCCGTATCGGGCGTTACGACCTACCCGAACCTACCCGAACCACTGCACCAACAAACAGCTTGCTGGCTCAAGAAGTCTCGGCAGTTACCTATAACAAGGATACCGACACGCTGTTTGTTGTCGGCGATGGCGGCAGAGCGATCGTGCAAGTATCGAAGACGGGACAATTAATTGACTCAATGACGTTAGGTCTTGGCAACAGTCCTCAAGGAACAGAATTTTACGATACAGAAGGGCTTACCTATGTCGGTGACGGTAAGTTTGTCTTGATCGAAGAGCGAGACAGACAGGCTAATTTGTTTACCTATGCCCCAGGAACCACCCTTACCAGAAGCGATGTCCAGACCGTAAAACTCGGTACAACGGTTGGAAATATTGGGATTGAAGGTATCTCCTATGACCCACAGACTGGTGGCTTCATCGCAGTTAAGGAGATTACACCCGAAGGAATTTTTCAAACAAACATCGATTTTGCGGCGGGAACTGCCAGCAACGGTTCGCCCACCACAGTCAACTCTACCAACCTTTTCGATCCAGCATTGGCTGGGCTTGCGGACTTCGCGGATGTTTTCGCATTGTCGAATCTATCAGCCTTGAACGGGCAACCCGACTCCAGCCGCCTGCTGATCTTGAGCCAAGAATCGGGCAAAATCGTCAACATCGATCGCACTGGGAATATCTCTAGCTCATTAACCATCGCCTCCGACGCAGGTAATCCTTTGTCCGTTGTGGATCAGGGGAATGAAGGAATCACGGTAGACAAGGATGGATTGATTTATGTCGTTAACGAGAATGGCGGAGGTGATATCGATCACCCTCAACTTTGGGTCTATGCACCATCCTCATTTACTTATGCGAATCAAGCCCCTATAGCCGTCAGCCTTGCAAATACCGTCACCAGCTTGTCAGAAAGCACCAGTACTGCAACTCCCTTTAAAGTCGCCAACATTATCGTCAGTGATGACGCTCTGGGAACAAATACCCTCAGCTTGACTGGTGCAGATGCCAACTCTTTTGAGATTACGGACAATGCTTTGTTCCTGAAAGCGGGAACCACTCTAGATTTTGAAACTAAGACCAGCTACAACGTCAGCGTCAATGTAAATGACGCGAGTGTTGGCAATAACCCAGATGCAACTACGGCATTTAGCTTATTAGTAACCGATGTAAATGAGAATCCCACCACAGGTAGTATCTTCATCACTGAAGTAGCTCCTTGGAGTAGTGGCAATTCCCCCGTCGCCGCAGACTGGTTTGAGCTTACCAACAAGGGTTTGAGCGCCGTAGATATCACGGGCTGGAAAATTGACGACAACTCCAATAGCTTCGCCTCCTCTGTCGCCTTGAGCGGTATTACAACTATCGGTGCAGGTGAATCGGTAATCTTCATCGAAGGAGCTACCGTCAATTCTACTTTCCTATCCAACTGGTTCGGCGCAAACCCACCAGCCGGCTTGAAAATCGGCAACTACTCTGGTGCCGGCGTGGGCTTGGGTGCGGGTGGTGATGCGGTGAATATCTATAATTCCACTGGTGCTTTACAGGCTAATGTCGTCTTCGGAGCATCTCCAGCCGCAGCCCCATTTGCCACCTTTGATAATGCCGCCTTGTCAAACAATGCCACGATCGCAACGTTGAGCGCTGTGGGAGTCAATGGTGCATTCGTCGCTGTAAATTCAAACGTGGAAATCGGCTCTCCTGGAACGATTGTTTCCTCTCTACCTACAATTGCGATCGCAGCCACTGATGCCAACGCCGCAGAAGCTGGCACTGACCCTGGCACTTTCCGCATCTCTCGCACAGGCAGTACCACCAATGCCCTAACGGTAAATTACAATATTGCCACGGGTGCTGGACAAGCCACAAGCACAGATTACACACCAACCCTAACAGGCACAGCAACGATCGCTGCCGGACAATCCTTTGCGGATATCACCATTACACCTGTGGATGATCCGACAATTGAAGGAACTGAAACCGTCACTTTGACTCTAAATAGCAGCGCCAACTATACTCTAGGTACTGCTACTGCAACAGTAGCGATCGCTGATAATGACGCAATTCGGATTCACGACATTCAAGGTGCTGGGCATATCTCAGCCTTGAGAGGTCAAACCGTTAGCAATGTAGCGGGAATTGTCACGGCTACAGCTAGTAATGGTTTCTACTTGCAAGACCCTAACCCAGATAGCGACGTTCGCACTTCTGAAGGTATTTTCGTCTTCACTTCAGCAGCACCAACTGTATCCGTTGGCGATTCCATATTAGTCAGTGGAACAGTCACGGAGTTTCGTCCCGGTAATAATGCCAATAACCTGACGGTGACAGAAATTACTAGCCCCACAATTGTCACCGTTTCCACTGGCAATGCTTTGCCAACTGCGACAATTCTGGGCAATGGCGGCAGAGCTATCCCAACTACAGTCATCGATAACGATACTACTGGGAATATCGAAACTGGAACGACCACCTTTGACCCTGCCCAGGATGGCATCGACTTCTACGAAAGTTTAGAAGGAATGCGAGTACAGGTTAATAACCCAGTCTCCACTTCACCCACTGGAAACTTTGGAACATCACAAGAAATTTGGGTACTAGCAGACAACGGAGCAAATGCCACTGGGCGCACAGTTCGCGGTGGTAGCCTAATTAGTGCCTCAGATTTCAATCCTGAGCGGATTCAAATCGATGATCTCAACAATGCCTTAGTGCTACCTGAGATTAATGTTGGTACGCAACTTAGCACTGTTACTGGTGTCGTTAACTACGACTTTAGCAACTATGAAGTTTTAGTATCGGCTGCTCCCACAGTAGTACAGAACAGTACCCTGCAAAAAGAAGTCACCAATTTAACTCCCACCACTGACCAATTGACAGTTGCTACCTTCAACGTCGAAAATCTTGACCCAAGCGATGGGGCAACCAAGTTTAACAACCTTGCCAGCCGCATTGTCAATAATCTGAAATCACCAGATATCATTAGTCTGGAAGAAATTCAGGACAATAATGGGGCAACTAATAATGGTGTAGTTGATGCCAGCACCACCTTCCAAACATTAATTAATGCGATCGCTGCTGCTGGTGGCCCCACATATCAATATCGCCAAATTGACCCAGTAAACGGTACAAATGGCGGTGAACCTGGGGGAAATATCCGAGTGGGCTTCTTATTTAATCCTGCTCGTGTCAACTTTGTAGATCGCCCCGGTGGTACTTCCACCTCCAGCACCACAGTTAGCAACGTCTCTGGTTTTCCTACTCTTTCTGATAGTCCTGGTTTGATTGACCCCACCAACTCGGCTTTTACTAGCAGTCGCAAGCCGTTAGTTGGTGAATTTACTTTCAAGGGTGAAACTGTTTATATAATTGGCAACCACTTCAATTCTAAAGGTGGCGACCAACCATTATTTGGCGTGAATCAACCGCCAACTCTCACCAGCGAAGTCCAGCGTCAGCAACAAGCTACCTTGGTGAAAAATTTTGTCCAAAGTATTTTAGCGATCAACCCTAATGCCAATGTAGTAGTAGCGGGTGACTTGAATGACTTTGAGTTCTCCAACCCAGTCACCACTCTAGAAAGCGCTGGACTGACTTCCTTAATTGAAACTCTGCCTGCAAACGAGCGTTACACCTACAACTTTGAAGGCAATGCCCAAACACTCGACCACCTTTTAGTTAGTAGCAACTTGCTTGGCAAGCTAGATGCCTATGATGTCGTTCACGTCAACTCAGAATTTGCCGATCAAGATAGCGATCACGACCCTAGTGTGGCTCGGTTTAATTTAAATGATGCTCCCACAGCAATATCATTGAGTGCTACAAATATCAATGAAAATGTGGCTGCCAATACTGTAATTGGTACATTTAGTACTACAGACCCGGACACCGGCAACACTTTCACTTACAGCTTAGTTTCTGGAACTGGTGATGCTGATAATGCTGCTTTTGCGATCGCAGACAACACCTTAAAAATCAACGCTTCCCCAGACTTTGAAACCAAATCTGCTTACAGCATTCGGGTACGCAGCACCGATAATGGTGGACTTTCCCTTGACAAGGCATTGACCATCCAAGTTAACGATGTCAATGAAGCTCCGACGGTAGTGCAACCCCTTGAAGACAGAATCATCTCCACAAGCAAGCTTTTCTCTTTCAACGTTGGTGACAAATTTGCTGACATCGATCAAGGCGACACCCTTACCTACACTGCTACGGGCTTACCGACTGGATCTGATATCGCTAACACGGGTCTGATATTCGGCAATATCTCCCAAGCTGGCATTTTTGCCGTCACTGTTACCGCTACTGATAGCAAAGGTGGCAGTGTTAGCGATACCTTTGACCTGACTGTTGCCAATAACAAGGCGACATCCGGCAATGACATTATCTTTATCGACCAACTTGTTGGTGTGAGCGTATTCAATGCTCTAGGTGGCAACGATCGCGTGATCGGCACTGATGCCAATGAGACACTCAGTGGTGCAGCAGGCAATGATTACATTGATGCCAAGGGCGGTAATGACTCTCTCTTGGGGAACGATGGCATTGACACACTTTTAGGCGGGGCAGGTAATGACATCCTCGATGGTGGAGCAGCCGATGACATTCTTCTAGGTGAACTTGACAATGACACACTTCTCGGTGGAGCAGGTAATGATAGCCTCGATGGTGGAGCAGGTAATGATAACCTCAATGGTGGAGCAGGTAATGACATCATTCTAGGTGGACTTGGCAATGACATCCTGGCCGGAGGTGGTGGCAGTGACCACCTGATTGGTTGGGGAGGTGGTACAAACGAAATTGACCAACTCAACGGCGCTCAAAGTGCAGATACTTACATTTTGGGTGATGCTAGTTCAGTTTTCTATGCCAAATCTGGCAATGGAGACTACGCCGATATTGTTAACTTCAAAGCAAGCGATCGGATTCAGCTGAAAGGATCTGCTGACAATTACTTCTTGGGGTCAGCATCAGTATCTGGATTTAGTAGTTCATCTGTGGGTATTTTCGCCAATAATGGGACGCAATTAGAATTAATTGCGGTTGTGGAAAGCGGATTAAACCGCAATTTGGCAACAGATACTCGGTTCGTGTTTGTCTAA
- a CDS encoding MlaD family protein, whose amino-acid sequence MRGLMTSRFASGRTFREGSVGLLLLVGLGVFGLLFLWLNRFTAAGRSYKIIVEFANAGGMQKGAIVRYRGVKVGTISQVLPKANAIDIEIEIAQTDLIIPRNVVVEANQSGLISESIIDITPKTTLPPGVVIARPLDKSCDSSLIVCNGSRLKGQIGISVDELIRSSTDLASSYNDPKFYRNVNRVLETTTSAASSFTELSQDLQGLTKSLRQQLNTFSATANSVQRATNQLNTSANQTVNKFGATATQANRLLNNLDNLVTTNRSSLVGALNNITETSNQLRVTVSSLSPSVNRLTQGELLNNLEALSANAAQASANLRDASKTLNDPKNAVLLQQTLDSARVTFENTQKITSDLDELTGDPNFRKNLRQLVNGLSGLVSSTQDMQQQVQVATTLDSVKAAVRKPNNLIIPTPAPTQQAMSNDKSLPVYEVNPSPANFESSDINLQPTPSPSIPNSSQEVLLKQLREYGKQRDQLETEK is encoded by the coding sequence ATGCGAGGTCTTATGACAAGCCGCTTCGCGTCTGGGCGAACATTTAGAGAAGGCTCTGTGGGGTTGTTGCTCCTGGTAGGACTAGGAGTATTTGGGTTACTCTTTTTGTGGTTAAATAGATTTACTGCTGCTGGCCGTTCATACAAAATTATTGTGGAATTTGCTAACGCTGGCGGAATGCAAAAGGGAGCAATAGTTCGCTATCGAGGTGTTAAAGTAGGAACTATTTCTCAGGTTCTACCAAAAGCGAATGCGATTGATATAGAAATTGAAATTGCCCAAACTGACTTAATTATCCCCCGGAATGTCGTGGTGGAAGCTAATCAAAGTGGATTAATTAGCGAAAGTATTATTGACATTACACCAAAAACAACTTTACCTCCTGGGGTTGTAATTGCTAGACCCCTAGATAAAAGTTGCGATTCCAGTTTGATTGTCTGTAATGGCTCTCGCTTAAAAGGTCAGATTGGCATCAGTGTTGATGAATTAATTCGCAGTTCAACCGATCTAGCCTCATCATACAATGACCCCAAATTTTATAGAAATGTCAATAGGGTTCTAGAAACTACCACAAGTGCAGCATCTAGTTTTACTGAACTAAGTCAGGATTTACAAGGTTTGACTAAAAGCTTGCGACAACAATTAAATACATTTTCAGCCACTGCTAATTCAGTGCAACGAGCGACAAACCAACTTAATACATCTGCAAATCAAACAGTAAATAAATTCGGTGCAACTGCAACTCAAGCAAATCGTTTGCTCAACAACCTGGATAATCTGGTGACAACAAATCGTTCTTCGCTGGTTGGCGCTTTAAATAATATCACCGAAACCAGCAACCAACTACGTGTTACAGTCAGTAGCCTATCACCATCTGTCAATCGATTGACTCAAGGAGAATTACTCAATAATTTAGAAGCTCTTTCAGCAAATGCAGCGCAAGCCTCAGCTAATTTACGCGATGCTTCTAAAACTTTAAACGATCCCAAAAATGCGGTGCTGCTGCAACAAACTTTAGATTCAGCACGAGTCACCTTTGAAAATACCCAAAAAATTACATCTGATTTGGATGAATTGACAGGCGATCCTAATTTCCGAAAAAATTTGCGGCAATTGGTGAATGGTTTAAGTGGTTTAGTCTCTTCTACACAAGATATGCAGCAACAAGTACAAGTTGCGACTACTCTAGATTCGGTCAAAGCTGCTGTGAGAAAACCAAATAATCTAATAATTCCTACCCCAGCACCAACCCAACAAGCAATGTCTAATGACAAGTCACTACCCGTCTATGAAGTTAATCCTTCACCTGCTAATTTTGAAAGTAGTGATATCAACCTTCAGCCAACCCCCAGTCCGTCTATTCCTAACTCATCCCAAGAAGTCTTGTTAAAACAGCTGCGGGAGTATGGTAAGCAACGAGATCAACTGGAGACGGAAAAATAG
- a CDS encoding ABC transporter ATP-binding protein — MTEPLIELKGVSKSFGSHKVLDNVDLTIYRGEALGIIGPSGTGKSTILRVMAGLLAPDEGEIYVQGVRRDGLIEDSGQPVGIGMVFQQAALFDSLTVEENVGFLLYQNSKLPRSRIRDLVKEKLEMVGLPSISHLYPAELSGGMRKRVSFARAIMSNPDNPSEGPEVLLYDEPTAGLDPIASTVIEDLIRYLQCLNGVCSTYAVVTHQDSTIRRTADRLIFLYEGRVQWQGTVSEIYNTENPLIKQFMSGSVQGPIQVVG, encoded by the coding sequence ATGACTGAACCATTGATTGAACTAAAAGGTGTTTCTAAGTCCTTTGGTAGCCATAAAGTTCTAGATAATGTAGACTTGACCATTTACCGGGGAGAAGCACTAGGGATTATTGGGCCATCAGGGACTGGTAAATCAACAATTCTACGGGTAATGGCGGGGTTACTTGCTCCTGATGAAGGAGAAATTTATGTGCAAGGAGTGCGGCGGGACGGTTTGATTGAGGATAGTGGACAGCCAGTTGGCATTGGTATGGTGTTTCAACAGGCGGCGCTATTTGATTCGCTGACGGTGGAGGAGAATGTGGGATTTTTACTTTATCAAAATTCAAAGCTGCCGCGATCGCGCATTCGAGATTTGGTAAAAGAAAAATTGGAAATGGTCGGTTTGCCATCAATAAGCCACCTTTACCCAGCCGAACTTTCCGGGGGAATGCGAAAACGGGTAAGTTTTGCCCGTGCAATCATGTCTAACCCCGATAATCCCTCAGAAGGCCCAGAAGTTCTATTATACGATGAACCAACAGCCGGACTCGATCCTATTGCCTCAACTGTAATCGAAGATTTAATCCGCTATTTGCAATGTTTGAATGGAGTTTGTAGTACATACGCTGTTGTTACCCATCAAGACAGTACTATTCGCCGTACTGCTGATAGACTTATATTTCTCTATGAAGGTAGAGTGCAGTGGCAGGGTACAGTTAGTGAGATATACAACACAGAAAATCCCTTGATCAAACAATTTATGAGTGGAAGCGTGCAAGGGCCGATTCAAGTCGTCGGTTAG
- a CDS encoding low specificity L-threonine aldolase, producing the protein MSSNLEQFASDNSSGICPEALEYTIRANQGSVPAYGNDEWTQKATDYFRELFEIDCEVFFTFNGTAANSLSLAALCQSYHSVICHETSHIETDECGAPEFASNGSKLLLAQGKNGKLTSESIEAIVTRRTDIHYPKPKVISITQSTELGTLYSIEELLKIKEVAKKYNLKIHMDGARFANAVAAMNKSPAEITWKTGVDVLCFCGTKNGMALGEAILFFNKELAEDFDYRCKQAGQLASKMRFISAPWLGLLETGAWLKNARHANQCAEYLENKLLNIEGVDLMFPREANAVFVKLPEQVIHTLKANNWQFYTFIGVGGVRFMCSWNTTQSRIDELIDDIKKAIIAI; encoded by the coding sequence ATGAGTAGCAACTTAGAACAGTTTGCAAGTGATAATTCTTCTGGTATTTGTCCAGAGGCACTGGAATATACGATTAGAGCAAATCAGGGTAGTGTTCCAGCTTATGGGAATGATGAATGGACTCAAAAAGCAACAGATTATTTTCGAGAACTCTTTGAAATTGATTGTGAAGTATTTTTCACCTTTAATGGTACAGCCGCAAATTCTTTATCTTTAGCTGCCCTTTGTCAGTCATATCACAGTGTGATTTGCCATGAAACATCTCACATAGAAACAGATGAATGTGGCGCACCTGAGTTTGCATCTAATGGTTCTAAACTTTTACTCGCTCAAGGGAAAAATGGCAAGTTAACATCAGAATCTATAGAGGCAATTGTCACTAGACGCACTGATATTCATTATCCAAAGCCTAAAGTTATTAGTATTACCCAATCAACTGAATTAGGAACTTTATATTCTATTGAAGAACTTCTAAAAATTAAAGAAGTAGCGAAAAAGTATAATTTAAAAATTCACATGGATGGCGCTCGTTTTGCAAATGCAGTTGCCGCTATGAATAAAAGCCCTGCTGAAATTACTTGGAAAACTGGAGTAGATGTATTGTGCTTTTGTGGTACTAAGAATGGAATGGCATTAGGTGAAGCAATTCTTTTCTTCAACAAAGAGTTAGCAGAAGATTTTGATTATCGATGTAAGCAAGCAGGTCAGTTAGCTTCAAAAATGCGGTTTATTTCTGCTCCCTGGTTGGGTTTATTAGAAACTGGTGCTTGGCTAAAAAATGCTAGACATGCTAATCAATGTGCTGAATATTTAGAAAATAAACTGTTAAATATAGAAGGCGTTGACTTGATGTTTCCCAGAGAAGCCAACGCCGTATTTGTGAAATTACCTGAACAAGTCATTCACACCTTAAAAGCAAATAACTGGCAGTTTTATACATTTATCGGTGTGGGAGGAGTACGTTTTATGTGTTCTTGGAACACTACACAATCAAGGATTGATGAATTGATTGATGATATTAAAAAAGCAATCATAGCTATCTGA
- a CDS encoding thermonuclease family protein: MMELLELMLVLATVVGVTDGNTILVKNNVGQTIPVRLACINAPKAAGQVYTLAATQRLKHLLPPKTPVVIRSIEQLENGRTVGEVFVDNRSVNLLLVESGNAVVDRESLQNCYESKTQYLIAEANAKNKHLGLWQQSKMQLKFHEK; this comes from the coding sequence ATGATGGAATTACTTGAACTAATGTTGGTGCTAGCTACAGTAGTTGGTGTTACAGACGGAAACACAATTTTAGTTAAAAATAATGTCGGACAAACAATTCCAGTCAGGCTAGCGTGTATTAATGCACCAAAAGCGGCTGGACAGGTGTATACTTTAGCAGCGACACAAAGGTTAAAACACCTACTACCACCTAAAACTCCTGTTGTGATTAGAAGCATAGAACAACTCGAAAATGGTCGTACAGTTGGTGAAGTGTTTGTGGATAATCGGTCAGTAAATCTCCTTTTGGTAGAGTCAGGTAATGCTGTCGTTGACAGAGAATCTTTACAAAATTGCTACGAAAGCAAAACCCAATATTTAATTGCAGAAGCCAATGCTAAAAATAAGCACCTGGGATTGTGGCAGCAATCAAAGATGCAATTGAAGTTTCATGAAAAATAA
- a CDS encoding HD domain-containing protein, with protein sequence MQKYQLSPKNWSQEIYIKALKKAAYAHQGQKMAGSEIPYLMHLNLVSMEVIAALSVETEHDGNLAIQCAILHDTIEDTNTTFEEIRIEFGESVANGVLALTKDENLAKNLQMADSLQRIKKQPKEIWMVKLADRITNLQAPPHYWTQDKIIRYREEGIQIYEALQDASPFLASRLAKLIEDYKAFIN encoded by the coding sequence ATGCAAAAATATCAACTCAGCCCAAAAAACTGGTCACAAGAAATTTACATTAAAGCCTTAAAGAAAGCAGCATACGCACATCAAGGTCAAAAAATGGCAGGTTCAGAAATACCTTACCTTATGCACTTGAATCTTGTGAGTATGGAAGTAATTGCAGCCCTAAGTGTGGAAACAGAACATGATGGAAATCTTGCTATTCAATGTGCTATTTTGCATGACACAATCGAAGATACTAATACAACGTTTGAGGAAATCAGAATTGAATTTGGTGAATCAGTAGCTAATGGTGTACTTGCACTGACTAAAGATGAAAATTTAGCAAAAAATCTCCAAATGGCAGATAGTTTACAAAGGATAAAAAAGCAACCAAAAGAAATATGGATGGTGAAATTAGCAGATAGAATTACTAACCTGCAAGCACCACCACATTATTGGACTCAAGACAAAATTATTCGATATCGAGAAGAAGGTATTCAGATTTATGAAGCTTTGCAGGATGCAAGCCCATTTCTTGCTTCCCGCTTGGCAAAATTAATTGAAGATTACAAAGCATTTATCAATTAA